The nucleotide window GGACTGGCCCGACCCGGAGTGGCGGGTGCTGTTCAACCGCGGAGTGCCCGCCCTCGAATGGTCCCTGCCCCACGACGCCCTCGTACGGGCGGCCCGCGAGGCCGTCCCTCCCCCGGGCAACCGGCTGCTGACCCGGCTCGACGGCCCGACGGCCGGGCCGCTGGCGTTCGGGCTGGCCTGCGGCGCGCTGCTCGCGGTGCAGAGCGCGGTCCCGTGGAACGACGTCGGCCTCGTGTACGGGGACTACATCGGCCGGATGCGCTCGCTGCGCGACGAGTGGGGCGTCATGGACGCCGCGCAGTGGCGCGAACGCACGGACGCCCTTCTCGGCGAGAGCGGCGGCGACCCGCGCGTGTCCCTGGTCCTGTCGCTGCGGCGCGGGGCCGCGTGCGGCGCGGAGCCGGCACCGTGGCGGCGGGCGATCGAGCGCTGGTCACGGGACAACGCCGTCCCGCCGGAGGCGCTGCTGGACCTCGCGGCGAGGATCGGCCGGTACGAGGCGCGCTTCCGCGACGACGGGCTGCTGCCCGCCGGCGGTGTCGTGGGCACCGCGCTCGCCTACGACTTCGGCCGGGCGGTGAACATGGCCCGCTGGGGACGCGAGGCGCAGTTCTGCGACCAGGACACCGCCGAACGCCTCGTCATCGGCGCGGGCAGGCGGTGCCGGCGGCACTACGACTCGTGGGCGGCCCTGTCGGCCGGATACGCGCTGGGCCGGGTGCTGCGCTTCGGCGACGAGGAGCTGGGCACCTGGTACGACTCCGTGCTCGCCGCGCACCGGATCCTCACCGGGGCCGCCGGCGGCCCGTGGCAGACCCTGAGCTGGTGAACCGGGCCGCGTCAGTGCTCTTCGGGCTCCCTGGTCCGGGCGAGGATGTTCCGCGCGCGCGTCTCGCCGACCTCGTTGCCCAGACTCTGGTAGATCAGCAGCGCCTCCTCGGCCGGGGCGCGGGCCTCGGTGTGGCGGGCGGCGCCGACCAGGATCTCGGCGAGGGTGCGCAGGCACCGCGCCTGTAGCCACCGGTCGCCGAGCTCCTGGAAGGCGCCGGCGGCATGCCGCAGCGCCCTGACCGCCTCGTCGATCCGGCCGAGCCGGCTCAGCGCCCGGCCCTCCGACAGCTCCGTGCGTGCGACGCCCCAGGAGTCGCCGAGCCCTTCGAGCGTCTCCATCGCGCGGCGCACGAACGCGAGTTCGCGCAGTCCGTTCTTGGGATCGCCGACCTCGCCGGCCGCCCGCAGGCAGCGGCCCTCCTCCCACTGCTCGTGCCGCAGCCGGAACATCTCGGCGGCGCGCTCCAGCACCTGCGCCGCCCGGTTGTAGGCCGCGTCGGCGGCCGGAGTGTCACCACGGTTCCGCAGATCGGCGGCCTCGCCCGCGCTGACCTCGCCCAGGACGCGCAGGGTCTGGGCCTCGGAGTAGCGGTTGCCGTCGCTCTGGAAGACGCCGAGGGCCGCGTCCAGCAGGGCGCGGGCCTCCTCGTGCCGGCCCTGGGCGAGCCGCAGCTCGGCCAGGTTGCGCTGCGTACGCGCCCGCCACCAGCGGTCGCCGACCGACGCGAAGCCCTCGATCGCCGCCAGCAGATGCCGCTGGCCCTCGTCCAGGTTGCCGGCGTCGCGCAGGTTGACGCCGACCGTGCGCATCGCCCGCGCCGCCCACCACGGCTCGCGCAGCTCCTCGAAGACCGCGAGCGCCTCCTCGGCGCTCGTACGTGCCAGGTCGCCGCGGCCCAGGCCGCCGGACACGGCCGCGCGCTCCATCAGGGCGATGCCGATCGAACGCGCGTCGCCGAGCCGCGAGGCGGCGATCAGGGTCGTCTCGGCGACGGCACGCCACTCCTGCCAGAACAGACGCATCGAGTGGCACAGCGAGCAGAACGCGCGGCCGACGCGCCACGCCTCCTCCCACATCTCCAGGCTCGCGGCCTGGTCGACGCCGGCCAGCAGTGTCAGGCGCTCGGCGTAGAACCAGGGCTCCGGGGCGATCTCACCGGAGTCCTGTTCGCCGCGCCGTGCGTGGCGGCGCCAGTCCTGCGGCCAGCGGACGGCGGCGGCCAGCTCGGCCCGGCGCCGGTAGCCGGCCAGGATCCGGTCCACCACGGCGCGGCGCTGCTCGCCGGTGTCCTCGCGCTCGGCCCGTTCGCGCGCGTAGAGGCGTACGAGGTCGTGCAGGCGGTAGCGGCCCGTGCCGGTCGCGTCCTTGCCGGAGTACTCCACAAGCTGGGTGTCGACCAGCGCCTCGAGCTGGTCGACACCGTCCAGCTTGGAGGTGCCGAGCAGCGAACCCGCCGCCCAGGCGGGCAGGTCGGGCGCGGACAGCAGCGCGAACGAGCGCAGCAGACGGCGCTGCAGGTCCGTGCAGTCCTCATAGCTCAGCCACAGCGTCGCGCGTACGCTCTTGTCGATCTGGTCGTCGATCTCCAGCTCATCGAGGCGCCGGCGGCGTTCGTCGCTGAGCCGGTCGGCCATCTCCTCCAGCGACCAGGTGCGGCGCGCGGCCAGCCGTCCGCCGCAGATGCTGACCGCCAGCGGCAGATGGTCGCACAGCTCCGCGATCCGCACGGCGGCCTCCGCGTCCGCCGCGACGCGCTCGTCACCGGCCAGCCGGGCCAGCAGCTCCACCGACTGAAGCTCGGTGAACTCCTCCAGCCGTACGTCCAGGGTGTTGCGCAGGTAGAGCGGCTGGCGGGAGGTGACGAGCACGGCGCAGCCTGCCTCGGGCGGGACGACCGCCTGCACCTGGTCGGCGTGCTGGGCGTTGTCGAGGAAGATCAGGATGCGGCGGCCCTTCACCCAGGTCCACCAGAGCTTCCGCAGGTCCTGGAGGCCGCCCGGGTCGGTGGTGAGGCGCACGCCGAGGGCGAGCAGGAAGCCGGTGAGCACGTCCTCCATCCGCACCCGTACGTCTCCGGCGCCGCGAAGGTCGCAGTAGAGCTGCCCGTCGGGGTAACGCTCCGCCATCTCGTGCGCGAACCGCGTCACCAGGGCGGACTTGCCGACGCCGCCCGGACCGTGCACCGAGACGACGGGTGAGCCGTTCCATTCGCGTGACTTCTTGGCGGCGCTCTCTTCTGTGAACGCCCGATGAAGCCTGGCCAAATAGTCCGTGCGGCCGGTGAAATGCGCGATTACCGGCGGCAGCTGGCCCGGCGCGACAACGCCACTGGAAGGCGGCCGATCCGTAACCCCGGAATGGCGCGGGCCGCGTTGCGAAACCAAGGCGATCAGGCCGGCGAGAACGGACCCGCCCCCGACGATCGCCAGGCGTGCGCCGACGGGGAGCTTGAACGCGTCGAGCGTGGTCGTCAACGCCGTGACCAGCACGGTAAGGGCGGCGACCGCCACGGGAGTGGCCAGCCGGACCCCGGCGCCCCCACGCCTACGACGAGGCGAGCCGGTCGCCCCCGACCGCCGGCGCAGACCCTGCATCAAATCGCCTCTGTTGTTTGTTTTTCCTAACGTTTCGCATCGTGCACGTGTTCACCGCATTAGCGCAAGCGCTTACCGGCGGATTACGGAGTTCGGCCCGTACGGCCCACGCCGATCAGCCTGCATTTCGCCGCATTTTCGACACTTTAGGGCGTCAGTCGCGACCGACCGTGTGCCGCCGCGCCGGGCGGGGGGCGGCACGGTCGGCGCGCACCACCCGTCTTGCGGACGCACGGCGAGTCTCGCCCGGCGGCGTCGGGCAGCGGCGTCGACCCTCCTCGGCACGCGGGAGAAGTGTCGACAGTTGGTCCTCAGTGTGCACACTTGACGGACGCGCATCCCGTGCGGCCGTTGGCAGCCGCCTGCGGGCCGAGCCAGGGCAGCACACCTTTATTAGAGCGTTACCCGTGGTCATAGCCCATGGCTGCTCGGGCCTAGGGGCTCCGCCCAAGCACACTCGCCCCTCCGTGAGGTCTTGACACGTCATACGCAGCAGTCTTAGTTTGTCGACACTTTTACATCGGGGAAACATCTATGACCCTCAGCGTCTGGTTCGAGGAGTGGCAGTGATCAAGCCTGACAAGGTGCCCCTGATCCAGCAGGAGACGGCCGTCGTCGTCAGACCGCCGCATCAGGACAGGGGGATCGAGCTGGAACTCGCCAGGACGACTCCGAGCCCGGCGACGGGCCGGGGCGCGAAGAAGACCCGCGATCCCGGCCGCCGCAGGCCGCCGAGCGCCGCCACGCTCCAGAACGGTTCATGACCATGAGCGATGTGTGTCTCGAGGCCAGAGATCTTCAGCTCGGGCACCGCAGCCGGCGCTCCGGCGCGTTCACGCTCGCCGTCTCCGATCTGAACCTGCAGATCATGGAACACGAGTTCGTCGTGATCGTCGGCCCGAGTGGCAGCGGCAAGTCGACCTTTCTCGAGTCGGTCGCGGGCCTCGTCCCGGTGACCGGTGGCTCGCTGGAGCTGAACGGCACGGGCATCAAGGGGCCGGGGCCGGATCGGTCGCTGGTGTTCCAGCAGGCCTCGTTGTTCCCGTGGCGGACCGTCCTGAACAACATCCTGTACGGACTGCAGGTCCAGCGACGTCTCAACGCGGACACCAGACGGCACGCCGGGGAACTGCTGGAGATCGTCGGTCTGGGGCACGCCGCGGACAAGTATCCGCACGAACTGTCCGGCGGCATGAAACAGCGGGCCAACCTCGCACGGGCGCTGGCGACCGACCCCAAGCTCCTGCTGCTGGACGAACCCTTCGGGGCCCTGGACGCGCAGACACGGGAGAACCTGCAGGAGGAGCTGCTCAGGATCTGGGAGGCCGACACGAGCCACGGCCGCCGGACGGCCTTGTTCATCACGCACGATGTCTCCGAGGCCGTGCTCCTTGCCGACAGGGTCTTCGTCTTCTCCCCGGCGCCGGCGACGATCACGAAGGTCGTGACCGTAGACGTGCCGCGTCCACGTGACGTGACCTGGCGTCGCAGCGCCGAGTTCACCGCGTACTGCGACGAGATCCTGACCGCGCTGCACCACGAACCGTCAGCCACGAACACCTCAGCGAGGGACCATGTCAACGGCGATGCAGCCTGAAACGGCCGCCCGGCCCGATGAACCCAGGAATCCGCCGGTCGCGGAGAGCCGGAGCCTGTCGACCTGGCTGGAGCGACACCGCAGCGGACTGCTCGGGTTCGCCGGCATCGTCGTCGTCCTCGTCATCTGGCAGGTCAGCACCGGGACCGGCCTGGCCGACCCCTCGTTCTCCAGCAACCCGCTGCGCATCGCCAAGGCGGAGGCCGACCTCTTCCGTACCGGCGAGATCTACCCGTACCTCAAGGCGTCCGGGCTGGAGATGCTCTGGGGCCTGCTGATCATCATCATCGCCGGCATCCCGATCGGCCTGATCCGTGGTCGCAGCCGCGTTCTCCACGATCTGACCGAGCCGTGGGTGAACATCCTCTACTCGACCCCCTATGTGATCGTCATCCCGATCCTGATCTTCTGGTCCGGCATCGGCAACACCTCACGGATCGTGGTCATCGTGTGGGCCGGGATCCTCCCCCTCGTCATCAATGTCACGACCGGCGTGCGGAACCTCGACCGCGACTACATCCGGGTCGCCACCGTCTTCTGCACGCCGCGGCTGACCTTCCTGCGGTCCGTCGCCCTGCCGGCGACCCTCCCGTACATCCTCGCCGGCGTACGACTCGCGATCGGCCGCGCGCTGGTCGGCGCGATCGTCGCCGAGCTCTTCCTCGGCAACAACGGACTCGGCTACTACGTGCAGAACAGCACGACCAACTCGAACATCGACGGGGCCATGGCGGGCGTTGTGATCATCGCCGTCGTGGCCCTTCTCCTCAACTGGGGCGTGCGGCTCATCGAGCGGCGCTTTACACACTGGGCGGAAGCACAATGAGAATGAAAACCTGCCTGAGCGCGGCGGTCGCCGTCGGCCTGGCCCTCAGCCTCGCCGCCTGCGGCAGGGGCGCGACGAAGGTCAAGGCGGACGCGAACGGCCTGCTGCCGTTGAAGATCGGTTACACCGCGCCGGGCGCCGGATACTCCGACCTGTACGACGGTGTCGAGTACGGGATCTTCAAGAAACACGGGCTGAACGTCACCATCACCCGCCTGAACGACAGCTCGCAGCTCGTCCCGGCGCTCGCCAGCAACAGCGTCCAGATCGGTGTCGGTGTCGGCGCCGACACCGCGGCGGCGATCCTGCACGGTTCCGACCTGCACTTCATCGCGATGTCCGAGCCGCACTACAACCTGGAGATGTGGGCCGCCGCGGACATCAAGACGTTCGCCGACCTCAAGGGCAAGAAGGTGGGGCTCACCTCACCCGGCTCGCAGGGCGACTTCGGCCTGACGGACCTGCTCGAGAGCAAGGGCATGAAGCGCACGGACGTCCAGTCGACCTTCCTCAAGGGCGTTCCCGCCGAGGTCGCGGCGCTGGAGAGCGGCGCGGTGTCGGCGATCCTCACCCAGCCTCCGCAGGGCACGCAGACCCGGGAGAAGGGCGCACACCGGCTCGCGGAGATGTCCGGCCTGGACTTCCCGCTCGGCTCGTACGCCGTCGAGGGCGCCTACCTGCAGAAGAACCGTCAGGTACTGCAGAAGTTCTACGCCGCCGAGGCCGAGTCGCTGCAGTACGTACGCACCCACAAGAAGGAGACGTCGGCCGTCATCCAGAAGTACACCGGCGTGCAGAGCCAGGAGCTGTCCGACTATGCCTACGACTTCTTCCTCAACGTATGGCAGCGGACACCGGCGGTCGACCCGAAGCTCATCCAGCAGGCCTTCGCCGAAGCGGCGAAGAACACCCACCTGAAGGCCCCGTCCGACGTGTCGAAGTACATCGACAGCGGTCTGGCCTCGGGAGCCTGACCGGCCGGCGCATCCGTCGTGTCGCCGGGCGGCGTCACCGCCCGGCGACACGACTCTGAGAGAGGGGTTGCTTTCGTCGTGGACTGGACGGACTTCCTGACCGAACAGGACAACGCGGTGCTGAACGGCACCTCGTGGGCCAAGAGCGCGCCCTTCGGACTGGGCGGCCGCCCGGCAGTGCTGGCGGTCGACCTGTACTACGCGGCACTCGGGCACCCGCGAGGGGAGTTGCCCGACGTGCTGGCGGACTGGCCGAGCGCGTGCGGACCGCAGGGCTGGGACGCGGTCGACCGGACCGCTCCCCTGCTCGCCGCCGCGCGTGAGGCGGACGTACCGGTGATCTACTTCCACGCGACCCCGCCGGAGCTCGGCCGGTGGAACCGCAAGCCGTCGGCACGGCTGACGCCCAACCCCGGTGCGAAAGACCCCAACGCGATCGTCGCCGAAGTGGCGCCGGAGCCGGATGACGTGGTGCTCACCAAGATCGGCCCGAGCTGTTTCCACGAGACGCCGCTGGACACCGTCCTCCGTGCCCGCGACGTCGACACCCTGCTGGTCGTCGGCGAGGCGACCAGCGGCTGCGTACGGGCGACCGTGGTCGACGCGTGCACCCGGGGGTATCGCGTGGGTGTGATCGGCGACTGCTGCTTCGACAGGTTCGAGGCGTCCCACTGGGTGAGCCTGTTCGACATGGACCAGAAGTACGCGGATGTCATCTCCGCGGACCGCGCGATCGCGTATCTGCGCGGCGTACCGACGGGCCTCAATCCGAAAGGCAAGGCGGCATGAGCGAGACCGGCCCCGCGAGTCTGCGGGCGTGGCTGCGTGAGGCGGCCGAACGCGGTGAGCTGCAGTCCGTAGAAGGTGCCGACTGGGACCTGGAGATCGGGGCGTTGTCCCAGGTCAACTACCGCAGGTCCAGTCCCAAGGCGCTGATGTTCGACGGCATCGCCGGCTATCCGCAGGGGTCGCGGGTGCTGAGCGGCACGGTCAGCAACCCGCGCCTGCTCGGATCGGTCCTCGGACTCGGCTGGGACCGTACGGACTCCGACCTGGTGGAGACGCTGGCGGCCAAGCCGGGCGAGTGGGCGGCCACCGCACGCGACTTCGCCGCGACGACGGTGACCGACGGCGCGATCCTGTCCAACGTCACGTCCAAGCCGGAGGTGAACCTGCTGGACTTCCCGGTGCCGCGCTGGCACGAGGGCGACGGTGGCCGCTACATCGGCACCGGCTGCGCCGTGGTCACCCGCGACTACGACACCGGGCGGATCAACCTCGGCGCGTACCGCATGCAGGTCCAGGACGACGGGCGTTCGGCCAGCGTGAACATCGAAGCCGGCAAGCACGGCGCCCAGCACCTGCGCCGCTGGTTCGAGGCGGAGGGGCGGGCGCCGATCGCGGTCTCGCTGGGACACCATCCGGCCTACCTCGTGGCGGCGGGCGTGGAGGTGCCGGCCGACGTGTCGGAGTACGACTACGTCGGCGCGATGATGGGCGCCCCGGTCCGTACGGTGGCGGGCCAGGTCACCGGGCTGCCGTTGCCACACGACAGCGAGCTGGCCCTGGAGGGCTGGGTCACCCCTGACAACCGGCGCCCGGAGGGCCCGTTCGGTGAGTGGACCGGTTACTACTCCGGATCCCGCGAGCCGATCCTGACCATCGACGTGGAGCGGGTCTACCACCGCGACGACCCGATCCTGCTGGGCGCGCCCCCGGGCAAGCCTCCGCACGACTACTCCTACATGCGCACGGTCATGAAGTCGGCGATCATCACCGACGGCCTGCGGCGCACCGGGCTGCCGGGCGTACGCGGGGTGTGGGCGCACGAGGCCGGCGGCGGGCGGTCGCTGCTCATCGTCTCCATCGAGCAGCGGTATCCGGGCCACGCGCGGCAGGCCGCGTACCTCGCCGCGCAGCTGCCCAGCGCGGCGTACATGAACCGCTTCACGGTGGTCGTCGACAGCGACGTGAACCCGCGTGACCTGGGCGAGGTGGTCTGGGCCATGACGGGCCGGACCGATCCCTCGATCGACATCGAGGTGATGAAGCGCACCTGGGGCAGCCGCGTGGACCCCCTCACACTCCCGGGCGAAATCGCTTTCAACAGCCGGGCGATCATCGACGCGTGCCGCCCGTACGAGCGCCTTGGCGACTTTCCGCAGGTGGCCGAGTCGAGTGACGAGCTGATCGCCTCGGTCACGCGACGGTGGCCGGAGGTGCTGGGGTAATGGCCGGGCGTACGGGGCCGGTGCCCCCTGCCACGGCGGAGCCTAGGTGAACGCGACCCCGCTCCCCGGCCCCGGCGCCCGCCCGGTGGACCTGTCCGGCGCGGTGCCGCTGGACCGCGGCACCCGGGAGACCGACATCCGCGAGCTGCGCCAGGAGATGCTGTTCAGCGCGCTGCGCGGCAGCGAGGGCAGCTCGTCCCTGGCCTTCGTGATCTTCCAGGAGCTGGCCATCAGCATCGTGGAGGGCCGCCTGCCGCCGGGCGAGGAGGTCAACTCGGCGGACCTGGCGCGCCGCTTCAATACGAGCCGCACCCCGGTGCGCGAGGCCCTGCTCCTCCTCGAACGCGAGGGCCTGGTCATCGTGCCCCCACGCCGCCGCCCGTACGTTTCCCCGGTTGCGATCTCCCAGGTGAGAGAGATCTACGAGATCCGCGCCAGCCTGTACGCGCTGGTCAGCGAGCTGGTCGTCGAACGCGCGACCGACGACGAGGTCCTCGGCCTGCTGTCGTGGCAGGCGATGCTGCAACGCGACGCGGACGCCGGGGACGTCGACGCCTACTTCTGGCACAACGTGGGGTTCCGCAACGCGGAGGCGGCACTGTCGAAGAACTTCGAACTACAACGGCGGCTCAGCTCCCTGGGCCTGCAGATGCACCGCTTCCGGTACGTGAGCCTGTCCCTACCGGGCCGCTTGCTGCACTCCCTGGCCGACCACGAACGCCTCGTCCGCGCCTACACCGAACGCGACGTGGCCCTGGCGGTCGCGGTCACCCGCTCCCTGGTCCTACGCGGCTACCACGCCATCGAACGCTCGGGCCGCTTCTAGTGGTTCCCGGTCTAGATCCCGGACACGTAGTGCAAGGGCACCGGCTCATTGTCGAAGCAAATCCAGTTCGACTTCGGTGAGCACCACACCGGGCTTGGTGATGATGGCGTGCGCCGTCTTGTCGAACGCCCTGCTCTCGACCCAGAAGGCGGCCGTCAGCATCTCGACGATGAGCAGGCCCCGGCCGGAGGTATCGGTGTCGGCCGCCATCCTCATCACGGGCGGCGCCGGGTATGGGTCGCGTACGTACAGGTGGACGTAGTCCTTGAGGACTTGTACACCGAGCCAGACGCCCGGCACCACGTGCTTTGGCGGAGGACCGACCCTGAGCGCATGGTTCAGGGCGTTGGTGACCAACTCGCTCGTCACGACCTCCGCGTCATCGACGTAGTCCTCCTCGCAGCCGTACAGCAGTCTGCGGGTGAAGTGCCGAGCCTCAGGGACGAGGTCGGGAGACGGTTCCATCCGGAACCAGGACGACATGGTCGGGCTGTAGCCGAACGCGATCCGCCCTGTGGTGAGCACCGGCATCGGTGAGAAACGCATGGAGATCTCCCCGGAGGTGGGAGGCGGGCCGTAGTCGGCCTGGGACACGGTGTAGTCAACTATCGTCTACCGAATTGAGGTTCGCAATTAGGTCTTCGAGATTAGCGGACTGCAAACGGTGGTTTCCTACATCGGTGTCCGGTTCTGACGTCGACGGCCTACGATCAGTGACCAGCGAACTCACAGAAAACTTGGGAGAAGACGAGATGGCCGACGGTCGGCACAGCCCGACGATGCGCCGCCGTCGGCTTGCCCGAGAACTCCGCAGACTCCGCGAGGCCGCCGAGTTCAAGACGGCCGACGAGGTCACGAAACGGCTGGAGTGGGCGGCAGGAAAGGTCAACCGCCTGGAGAAGGCTCTGGCCGTCCAGCCGCGAGTCGCCGACATCCGAGCCCTGCTCGACCTGTACGGAGTCACCGACGAGGTCAGGCGAGAGGCGCTGCTCACTCTCACCAGGGAGGCACGCCAGCGCGGCTGGTGGACGGCGTACGGCCCGCTCGCCGATCCCTACGTTGAGTTCGAGGCCGAGGCGACGAAGCTGTCCACCTATGAGTTCGCGGTCATCCCCGGCTTGCTCCAGACCGAGAAGTACGCCGCCGCTTTGCAACGTGGCTGGTTGATGCGGGATGAGGCCGAGATCGAGCGTCTGGTCAAGCTACGGATGGAGCGCAAGCATCTCCTCACGGGCGAGAATCCGACCCGGCTGTGGGCGGTCATCGACGAGAGCGCCATCGTCCGCTCGTTCGGCTCCGACGAGGCAAAGGCCGAGCAGTTCCAGCGCCTCATCGACACGGAGCGTCTGGAACATGTTGAAGTGCAGATCATGCCGATGAGCGTCGACCCTCATCCTGGCCTGAGCGGTTCGTTCGTGATCATGGACTTCGAGGACGATCCGAGCCTGGTCTATCGCGAGGCGGGCCAGCAATCCTCATTCTTGGAGGGCGATGCGGTGATCGAAGAGCGCCGCATCGTCTTCCAGCACCTGAGCGCGACCGCGCTCGGGCCGAATGAGTCGATCGCATATCTCCGGCGGTTGGCCAAACACCTGTGATGAAGAGGAAGAGCCGTGTCCCAGATAGAACTCTCCAACTGGCGTAAGAGCAGCCGCTCCCAGGGCGGCGACGGCAACTGTATTGAGGTCACCGTCCTCCACGAGATGCAGAGCGTCTGACCTCACGAACATGAAGAACGCCCCGGCAGCGATGCCGGGGCGTTCTCCGTGTCAGAGCGTCCGGTCCACACCAACCACCCCGAAGCCGGCGTATGGCTCCCACAGGCATACCGCAGGCGGGTACAGGTTTCGCGAGCGTGGAATCGGCAACTCGGCGTGTGTTGCCTTACGGCCGGTCAGTGAGTTTCGTCGGTCGCCCGTACGGCGCATACGCCGACCGCGATGCCGCCCTGGCCGCGGCCGATACCAAGTCGATCATCTTCACGGGCTTCCGCGCCATCGAGGCGTCCGGCTGGTCCGGGGAGTTAACCTCACCGAACTCATGCCTCAGAACGGGTCGGCACGACGTGGCCTTCGCCGATTCTGATTCCCGTTTGGGGCGGCTCAAGCGGGACGGAGACAGCGGGGATCCGGTCCTTTCACGGTACGGCCTCCGACCAGCGTGCCATGGACAAGTCCGTATCGCTGAACGTCGCCAGAGCCGCCTTCGCAGCGGTCAGATCCGCGCGGTTCAGTTTCGCGCGGGTCAGGTCCCTGGAGGACAGGTCGGCGGCCACCAAGTCCCCGCGCGCGTCCCGCTCGTAGCGCAGGCGGGGTGACCTGTACTGGCACTGGCAGTGGTCCGGCCCCGAGCGCGGCTCACCGCCCGAGTACCAGCCGATGTGCCCGGCGGCCGACATCGCCGACGCGACGGAACGCATCTCCCGCGTGCTGGCCCTTGCCGACCGGTGAGCCGGCCCCCAGACGATGACCTTCTCAGACCACGAGAAGGGGCGAAGATGCTCGGCGTCCGCGTGAGCACCGTCGCCGTCAGGGCCTGTGACGGAAAGCTGACCTCCTCGGGCCCACGCCGCGCTGGGTCGGAATTGTGAACGAGATTCCGACCCAGACACAGGACGTGCTACTTGTGGCTCGGCACGGACGGGGGCTTTTTCGGCCACGCCGTCGGCCTGCAGGGCTCGATGGGCTGACTGGTGAGGCCTTCCGAAATGATCGACCACAAATTATTTCCCCAGCCCGCGTTGAGCGTGAGCAGGAGCGTGGTGTTCTTTGGAAGATCACGCTTGTCGAACTCGAACCTGCTGGAAGAAAGGAGCCTGATGATCGGCTGGGGAAACTGGTAGTACTGAACGTATCGGTGATTCTGGCACGTCTTGTCCGCCGGCAGATAAACGATGTCGGCCTTCACCCCAAGCTTGGCGAGGTCTGCCTGAAGACGATCGGGATTTCGGAGCTCACGGATCTTCACTTCGATCTTCGTCCCCCGCTCGTTGATCGTGTACGCGGCGGCCTGCGTGGTCGGGCCGCCGGACCGGGTCCCGCCCGCGAGCACGCCCGCCACGGTGGCGACGGCCAGTGCGGTGGTGCCGCCGGTCAGGGCCGCGGCCCTGACGGCGTTTCGCCGCCTGCGGCTCCGCCGCGCGATACCGGGTGCCTCTTTGTGCAACTCCATCAGCAGTGTCTCCTTGAAGCTCATGACAGTCCTTCCGTTACCGCTGAGGTGGTGACGAGCGAGGCGACCTCGGGTACCTGAGCCAAGGCCTTGCGGGCCCGGTGCAACCGGACACGGGCGGTGCCGAC belongs to Actinoallomurus bryophytorum and includes:
- a CDS encoding GntR family transcriptional regulator, whose product is MNATPLPGPGARPVDLSGAVPLDRGTRETDIRELRQEMLFSALRGSEGSSSLAFVIFQELAISIVEGRLPPGEEVNSADLARRFNTSRTPVREALLLLEREGLVIVPPRRRPYVSPVAISQVREIYEIRASLYALVSELVVERATDDEVLGLLSWQAMLQRDADAGDVDAYFWHNVGFRNAEAALSKNFELQRRLSSLGLQMHRFRYVSLSLPGRLLHSLADHERLVRAYTERDVALAVAVTRSLVLRGYHAIERSGRF
- a CDS encoding ATP-binding protein — encoded protein: MRFSPMPVLTTGRIAFGYSPTMSSWFRMEPSPDLVPEARHFTRRLLYGCEEDYVDDAEVVTSELVTNALNHALRVGPPPKHVVPGVWLGVQVLKDYVHLYVRDPYPAPPVMRMAADTDTSGRGLLIVEMLTAAFWVESRAFDKTAHAIITKPGVVLTEVELDLLRQ
- a CDS encoding DUF397 domain-containing protein is translated as MSQIELSNWRKSSRSQGGDGNCIEVTVLHEMQSV
- a CDS encoding helix-turn-helix domain-containing protein; this translates as MADGRHSPTMRRRRLARELRRLREAAEFKTADEVTKRLEWAAGKVNRLEKALAVQPRVADIRALLDLYGVTDEVRREALLTLTREARQRGWWTAYGPLADPYVEFEAEATKLSTYEFAVIPGLLQTEKYAAALQRGWLMRDEAEIERLVKLRMERKHLLTGENPTRLWAVIDESAIVRSFGSDEAKAEQFQRLIDTERLEHVEVQIMPMSVDPHPGLSGSFVIMDFEDDPSLVYREAGQQSSFLEGDAVIEERRIVFQHLSATALGPNESIAYLRRLAKHL
- a CDS encoding pentapeptide repeat-containing protein; protein product: MRSVASAMSAAGHIGWYSGGEPRSGPDHCQCQYRSPRLRYERDARGDLVAADLSSRDLTRAKLNRADLTAAKAALATFSDTDLSMARWSEAVP